In Deltaproteobacteria bacterium GWC2_55_46, a single window of DNA contains:
- a CDS encoding excinuclease ABC subunit C, which produces MTIDIEEKLAKLPALPGVYIMKGAGGEVLYIGKAKELRSRVRSYFRETGGDGRYTVRFLSSKVRDIDYIVTTNEKEALLLEDTLLKRHKPRYNIRLKDSKTYVSIRITVNEKFPRVLVTRQRKKDGSRYFGPYISAREVRDTIKFIRRIFPLCVCSEGEFRNRVRPCLDYQLGLCPAPAVGLITEEAYRELVDNAIMFLEGKNRELIRKLKEEMSEASRALEYEKAAGLRDRVLAIEGMLEEQKVVTHRSIDQDVFAFVREKDSVVLQALFIREGRLTSGNDYYFHDAGLPDTEIISSFVAEYYRGERFIPDEAIVPVRLDDKAVIEEWLSEKKGKKVAVTLPERGEKVKLLEMAASNAREALRRRAEASSAKAGILEELKARLHLRGTPRHIEAFDISNIGGKHPVGAMVTFKDGSPEKGSYRLYKIKGLEGPDDYAMMHQALSRRFSRGEAGESERALSMPGMVPPDLVLPDLVLVDGGKGQLNIALEVLKELGVTGVEVRALAKDRDDESLKRKGLKSKGERVFIPNVKEPILLKEGSRPDLLVRRIRDEVHRFAISYHRKLRSKEVASLIDRVPGIGEKKKKALFERFGDLDSMVNAPLSELLSVPGITEKLANEIKKLKGADAGEKP; this is translated from the coding sequence ATGACTATCGATATCGAAGAGAAGCTCGCGAAGCTGCCCGCGCTTCCTGGCGTCTATATCATGAAGGGCGCCGGGGGGGAGGTCCTCTACATCGGGAAGGCAAAGGAGCTTCGGTCCCGGGTGCGCTCGTATTTCAGGGAGACGGGCGGGGACGGGCGCTATACCGTCAGGTTCCTTTCCTCGAAGGTGCGCGATATCGACTACATCGTTACCACCAACGAGAAGGAGGCGCTCCTTCTCGAGGACACCCTTCTCAAGCGGCACAAGCCCAGGTACAACATCCGCCTGAAGGACAGCAAGACCTATGTGAGCATAAGGATAACCGTAAACGAGAAGTTCCCCCGCGTACTCGTCACAAGGCAGAGGAAGAAGGACGGCTCGAGGTACTTTGGCCCGTATATCTCCGCCCGCGAGGTGCGCGATACCATAAAGTTCATCCGCAGGATATTCCCGCTCTGCGTCTGTTCGGAAGGCGAGTTCAGGAACCGGGTAAGGCCCTGCCTCGACTACCAGCTCGGCCTCTGCCCTGCCCCTGCCGTGGGCCTTATAACGGAAGAGGCCTACAGGGAGCTGGTGGATAACGCCATCATGTTCCTTGAGGGGAAGAACAGGGAGCTTATAAGAAAACTGAAGGAGGAGATGAGCGAGGCCTCAAGGGCCCTTGAGTACGAGAAGGCGGCAGGGCTTAGGGACAGGGTGCTCGCAATAGAAGGCATGCTCGAAGAGCAGAAGGTCGTAACCCACAGGTCTATCGACCAGGACGTCTTCGCCTTCGTGCGGGAGAAGGACTCTGTCGTCCTGCAGGCCCTGTTTATCAGGGAGGGGAGGCTCACCAGCGGGAACGACTATTACTTCCACGACGCGGGCCTTCCGGACACGGAGATAATATCGTCTTTTGTGGCTGAGTACTACCGTGGCGAGCGCTTCATACCGGACGAGGCCATCGTGCCGGTGAGGCTCGATGACAAGGCGGTTATAGAGGAGTGGCTATCGGAGAAGAAGGGGAAAAAAGTGGCTGTTACCCTGCCCGAGCGCGGGGAGAAGGTCAAGCTCCTTGAGATGGCCGCCTCAAACGCCCGCGAGGCATTGAGGAGAAGGGCCGAGGCCTCGTCCGCGAAGGCCGGTATACTCGAAGAGCTAAAGGCGAGGCTCCATCTCAGGGGCACGCCGAGGCACATAGAGGCCTTCGACATCTCTAACATCGGGGGCAAGCACCCTGTGGGCGCGATGGTCACGTTCAAGGACGGCTCTCCGGAGAAGGGCTCGTACAGGCTCTATAAGATAAAGGGGCTGGAGGGGCCGGATGACTACGCCATGATGCACCAGGCGCTCTCGCGGAGGTTCTCAAGGGGGGAGGCCGGCGAGTCTGAAAGGGCCCTTTCGATGCCAGGCATGGTGCCGCCAGACCTGGTGCTGCCAGACCTTGTGCTGGTAGACGGCGGCAAAGGGCAGCTCAACATAGCCCTTGAGGTTTTAAAAGAGCTTGGGGTCACTGGGGTAGAGGTGAGGGCGCTCGCGAAGGACAGGGACGACGAGTCTTTAAAGAGAAAAGGGCTTAAATCGAAGGGCGAGCGAGTATTCATCCCGAACGTTAAAGAGCCCATACTCCTCAAGGAGGGCTCAAGGCCCGACCTTCTCGTAAGAAGGATAAGGGACGAGGTACACAGGTTCGCCATCTCCTACCACAGGAAGCTCAGGTCAAAAGAGGTGGCCTCGCTCATAGACCGGGTCCCGGGGATCGGGGAGAAGAAGAAAAAGGCGCTTTTTGAAAGGTTCGGCGACC
- a CDS encoding aldolase: MEFKSIGGLYDALKGAVKEIREGAVEVLDEKLLRASAIDRLIYNAVFSSNAEVRDVSRKLIKFIGGSLGIKSASIQGLYEAMGRGECGGFTVPAINIRGLTYDTARAIFRSAIKHNSGAFIFEIAKSEIGYTEQRPAEYSACCIAAAIKEGYRGPVFIQGDHFQVNAKKYAQDRDAEVADLKKLIKEAIDGGFYNIDIDASTVVDLARPSVIEQQRPNFETTAALTAYIRENEPAGITVSVGGEIGEVGGKNSTEEELRAFMDGFLSALPSGRKGISKISIQTGTAHGGVVLPDGSIAKVKVDFDTIARLSKVAREVYHLSGVVQHGASTLPDDAFDLFTRNGASEVHLATGFQNMVYDNPAFPDDLKKDIYRHLAEKHSDERKATDTEEQFIYKTRKKGFGPFKERVWTMDEARRKAICSEVEKKVDLYFDRLSAKGTRELVAKHIK; the protein is encoded by the coding sequence ATGGAGTTTAAATCCATAGGCGGTCTGTATGACGCTCTCAAGGGGGCCGTCAAGGAAATCAGGGAAGGCGCCGTCGAGGTGCTCGACGAGAAGCTGTTGCGCGCCTCAGCGATAGACAGGCTCATCTACAACGCCGTCTTCAGCTCCAACGCTGAAGTGAGGGACGTCTCAAGGAAGCTTATAAAGTTCATCGGCGGCAGCCTCGGCATAAAGTCGGCCTCCATTCAGGGGCTATACGAGGCCATGGGCAGGGGGGAATGCGGCGGCTTCACGGTCCCGGCCATAAACATAAGGGGTCTTACCTATGACACCGCGCGCGCCATATTCAGGTCGGCCATCAAGCATAACTCCGGCGCGTTCATATTCGAGATAGCCAAAAGCGAGATAGGGTATACGGAGCAGAGGCCGGCGGAGTATTCTGCCTGCTGCATAGCCGCCGCCATAAAAGAGGGGTACAGGGGGCCGGTCTTCATACAGGGCGACCACTTCCAGGTCAACGCGAAGAAGTACGCGCAGGACAGGGACGCAGAGGTGGCCGACCTCAAGAAGCTCATAAAAGAGGCGATAGATGGCGGCTTCTACAATATCGACATAGACGCCTCGACAGTAGTAGACCTTGCCAGGCCCTCGGTAATAGAGCAGCAGAGGCCTAACTTCGAGACCACGGCGGCCCTTACCGCTTATATAAGAGAGAACGAGCCTGCCGGTATAACGGTCTCCGTAGGCGGCGAGATAGGCGAGGTCGGCGGGAAGAACTCGACCGAGGAAGAGCTGAGGGCCTTCATGGACGGCTTCCTTTCAGCGCTCCCCAGCGGCAGGAAGGGCATAAGCAAGATAAGCATCCAGACAGGCACGGCCCACGGCGGTGTCGTCCTTCCTGACGGCAGCATAGCGAAGGTAAAGGTCGACTTCGATACCATCGCGAGGCTCTCGAAGGTCGCAAGGGAGGTCTATCATCTCTCCGGAGTAGTACAGCACGGGGCCTCTACACTGCCTGACGACGCCTTCGACCTCTTTACCAGGAACGGGGCCTCCGAGGTGCACCTTGCAACCGGCTTCCAGAACATGGTCTATGACAACCCGGCCTTCCCCGATGACCTGAAGAAGGATATATACAGGCACCTTGCCGAGAAGCACTCTGATGAGAGAAAGGCAACGGATACCGAAGAGCAGTTCATCTACAAGACCAGGAAGAAGGGCTTCGGGCCTTTCAAGGAGAGGGTCTGGACCATGGACGAGGCCCGGAGAAAGGCCATCTGCTCGGAGGTCGAGAAGAAGGTCGACCTGTACTTCGACAGGCTCAGCGCAAAGGGTACCAGGGAGCTGGTCGCGAAGCACATTAAGTAG
- a CDS encoding elongation factor P, giving the protein MIAATQLRVGMTILFNGEPYRVASVQHITPGNWRGMVQTKLKHLKTGSSAENRFRSEDKIEKAQLEQHEMEYLYDDGGDYHFMNSETYEQVALSKETLGDNVYYLIPNIKFMIEYYNDAPVGVEPPKVVELKVVDTAPFMKGATVTASQKPATLETGLVVNVPGFIVAGEVIRVDTTEGKYLERAKAAQ; this is encoded by the coding sequence ATGATCGCGGCAACACAGCTGAGGGTCGGGATGACGATCCTTTTTAACGGCGAGCCGTACAGGGTCGCCTCGGTCCAGCATATTACGCCCGGCAACTGGCGCGGCATGGTGCAGACAAAGCTCAAGCACTTGAAGACCGGTTCAAGCGCCGAGAACAGGTTCCGCTCGGAGGACAAGATAGAGAAGGCCCAGCTCGAGCAGCACGAAATGGAGTACCTTTACGACGACGGCGGCGATTACCACTTCATGAACAGCGAGACCTACGAGCAGGTCGCCCTCTCAAAGGAGACGCTCGGGGATAACGTCTATTACCTGATCCCCAATATAAAGTTCATGATCGAGTATTATAACGACGCCCCTGTCGGCGTGGAGCCGCCCAAGGTGGTGGAGCTCAAGGTCGTCGATACCGCCCCTTTCATGAAGGGGGCGACGGTAACCGCCTCGCAGAAGCCGGCCACCCTTGAGACCGGCCTTGTCGTCAACGTCCCCGGCTTTATAGTGGCAGGAGAGGTAATAAGGGTCGATACGACTGAAGGGAAGTACCTCGAAAGGGCCAAGGCGGCCCAATAA